In one window of Lepus europaeus isolate LE1 chromosome 14, mLepTim1.pri, whole genome shotgun sequence DNA:
- the PRG4 gene encoding proteoglycan 4 isoform X3 yields MEWKVLPVYLLLLPSVVLIDQVSSQDLSSCAGRCGEGYSRDATCNCDYNCQHYMECCPDFKKVCTVELSCKGRCFESFARGRECDCDAQCKTYGKCCSDYEKFCEEVKDNKKKRTPKKEPAPKPPATDEVGSGLDSAPTPDIPTTPRSKVTTSPKTTTVKPTNPKPSLPPKPKEKPSTSTKETTVKTKETTETNKQTSTSAKEKTTSAKETRTAQKDSAPTPEVPAKPTPKAETTTKAPALMTPKRPVPTTTKQPAPTTTKKPAPTTPKETAPTTPKEPASTTPKEPAPTTTKEPAPTTTKKPALTTPKETAPTTPKEPASTTPKEPAPTTTKEPAPTTPKEPVPTTPKEPVPTTTKEPAPTTSKVPIPTTSKELAPTTPKESAPTTPKEPAPTTPKEPAPTTPKEPVPTTTKEPAPTTPKEPAPTTPKELAPTTPKEPAPTTPKEPAPTTPKEPAPTTPKESAPTTPQKPAPTTPKEPAPTTPKEPALTMPKESAPTTPKEPAPTMPKEPAPTNPKEPEPTTPKEPAPTTPKEPVPTIPKEPAPTTPKEPAPTTPKEPVPTIPKEPAPTTPKEPAPTTPKEPAPTTTKEPAPTTPKEPAAPTMPKEPAPTTPKEQEPTTPKEPAPSTPKEPAPINPKEPAPTNPKESAPTIPKEPAPTTPKEPAPTNPKEPILTLPTEPALTTSKEPAPTTPKEPAPTSPKKPAPTTPNEPAPANPKEPVPTTPEVAAPTNPKKPAPTTPKEPVPTTPLTPVPTTTMGAPTTKTPAESTPESSTGPTPKVHENSPKQPAVPTTKTPGVIQPEMITTAKDKNTEKDIHTTPEITTAATKTEDKTPEAKITSTIRQVTSTTTQDTTSFKVTTPKATTLAPKVTTSTKKTTTTEESTNKSEVVTPAPKDTATGAKATPNPLKPTKPPKKPTSTKKPTKVPKKPTSTKKPNTPKVKKPKTTPPLPKTTTPTMSELNPTSVAEAMLQATTSPTPTRDREIVEANPKNEGADGAEEDKPYVLPRPPGFIPIVVPGTEYIVRGPSEGIITNPMLSVLDETNLCNGKPVDGLTTLRNGTLVAFRGHYFWMLNPFSPPSPPRRITDVWGIPSPIDTVFTRCNCEGKTFFFKDSQYWRFTNDVKDAGYPKQIVKGFGGLTGKIVAALSIAKYKNRPESVYFFKRGGSIQQYTYKQEPVRKCTRRTPINYSVYGETAQIRRRRFERALGPQTHTIRIHYSPVRVAYQDKGFLHNEVKVSTMWRGLPSVVTSAISLPNIRKPDGYDYYAFSKDQYYNIDVPTRTARAITTRSGQTLSKVWYNCP; encoded by the exons AGCTCTCCTGTAAGGGCCGCTGCTTCGAGTCCTTTGCACGAGGCAGGGAATGTGACTGTGATGCCCAGTGTAAGACGTATGGCAAGTGCTGCTCCGACTACGAGAAATTCTGCGAAGAAG TAAAAGACAACAAGAAGAAAAGAACTCCTAAGAAGGAACCTGCTCCAAAGCCACCAGCCACAGATGAAGTTGGAAGTGGACTGGATAGTGCCCCAACCCCTGACATTCCTACCACCCCACGCAGTAAAGTCACCACATCTCCCAAGACTACAACAGTAAAACCAACAAATCCTAAACCCAGTCTTCCACCTAAACCCAAAGAGAAACCTTCAACATCAACTAAAGAGACAACAGTTAAAACTAAAGAGActactgaaacaaacaaacagacgTCTACTAGTGCAAAAGAAAAGACAACCTCAGCTAAAGAGACACGGACTGCACAGAAAGATTCTGCACCCACACCGGAAGTTCCTGCTAAACCTACACCCAAAGCAGAAACTACAACCAAAGCCCCTGCTCTCATGACCCCCAAGAGGCCTgttcccaccaccaccaagcaaccagcacccaccaccaccaagaaGCCAGCACCCACTACCCCCAAGGAGACGGCACCCACCACCCCCAAGGAACCAGCATCTACCACCCCCAAGGAGCCTGCTCCCACTACCACCAAGGAACCTgcacccaccaccaccaagaaGCCAGCACTCACTACCCCCAAGGAGACAGCACCCACCACCCCCAAGGAGCCAGCATCTACTACCCCCAAGGAGCCtgctcccaccaccaccaaggaaccagcacccaccacCCCCAAGGAGCCTGTTCCCACCACCCCCAAGGAGCCTgttcccaccaccaccaaggaACCAGCACCTACCACTTCCAAAGTGCCAATACCTACCACATCCAAGGAACTAGCACCTACCACCCCCAAGGAATCAGCACCCACCACGCccaaggaaccagcacccaccacCCCTAAAGAGCCTGCTCCCACCACCCCCAAGGAGCCTgttcccaccaccaccaaggaGCCAGCACCCACCACACccaaggaaccagcacccactacGCCCAAGGAATTAGCACCTACTACCCCCAAAGAACCAGCACCTACTACCCCCAAAGAGCCAGCACCCACCACGCccaaggaaccagcacccactacGCCCAAGGAATCAGCACCTACTACCCCCCAAAAACCAGCACCCACCACGCccaaggaaccagcacccaccacCCCCAAAGAGCCAGCACTCACTATGCCCAAGGAATCAGCACCTACTACCCCcaaagaaccagcacccaccatgcccaaggaaccagcacccaccaaCCCCAAAGAGCCAGAACCTACCACCCCCAAGGAGCCAGCACCCACCACTCCCAAGGAGCCAGTACCTACCATCCCcaaagaaccagcacccaccacCCCCAAGGAGCCTGCTCCCACCACCCCCAAGGAGCCAGTACCCACCATCCCcaaagaaccagcacccaccacccccaaggaaccagcacccaccacCCCCAAGGAGCCtgctcccaccaccaccaaggaACCTGCACCCACCACTCCCAAAGAGCCAGCAGCACCCACCATGCccaaggaaccagcacccaccacCCCCAAAGAGCAAGAACCTACCACCCCCAAGGAACCAGCACCCAGTACCCCCAAAGAGCCAGCACCCATCAACCCCAAGGAACCAGCACCAACCAACCCCAAAGAATCTGCTCCAACCATACccaaggaaccagcacccactacCCCCAAAGAGCCAGCACCCACCAACCCCAAAGAACCTATTCTCACCCTCCCCACGGAACCAGCACTTACTACCTCCAAAGAGCCTGCTCCAACCACCCccaaggaaccagcacccacctcCCCTAAGAAACCTGCTCCAACCACACCCAATGAACCAGCACCTGCAAACCCCAAGGAACCTGTTCCAACCACCCCCGAGGTAGCAGCACCCACAAACCCCAAGAAAcctgcccccaccacccccaagGAACCTGTTCCAACTACTCCTCTGACACCTGTTCCTACTACCACCATGGGGGCTCCCACTACCAAGACTCCTGCTGAATCAACTCCTGAGTCTTCCACAGGACCCACACCAAAGGTTCATGAAAACAGCCCCAAGCAGCCTGCTGTACCTACAACTAAGACTCCCGGAGTGATCCAACCTGAAATGATTACAACAGCTAAAGACAAGAACACAGAAAAAGACATACACACTACACCTGAAATTACAACGGCTGCAACTAAAACAGAAGACAAGACTCCTGAAGCTAAAATCACAAGCACAATCAGGCAAGTGACATCTACCACAACTCAAGACACCACGTCATTCAAAGTCACTACTCCGAAGGCAACAACTCTTGCACCCAAAGTAACCACATCAACCAAAAAGACAACCACCACTGAAGAGTCCACGAATAAATCTGAAGTAGTAACACCTGCACCGAAAGACACAGCTACTGGTGCTAAAGCAACTCCTAACCCCCTCAAACCAACCAAACCACCCAAAAAGCCCACTTCTACTAAAAAGCCAACCAAAGTGCCCAAAAAGCCCACTTCTACCAAGAAGCCAAACACACCaaaagtgaagaaaccaaagaccaccccacccctgccaaagACAACTACACCAACCATGTCTGAACTGAACCCTACCTCTGTGGCAGAAGCCATGCTCCAAGCCACCACCAGCCCTACCCCAACTCGAGACAGAGAAATCGTCGAAGCAAATCCAAAGAATGAAGGTGCAGATGGTGCTGAGGAAGACAAGCCTTATGTGCTCCCCAGGCCCCCTGGGTTCATCCCTATAGTTGTCCCAGGCACTGAGTACATAGTGAGAGGACCCAGTGAAGGCATCATCACCAACCCCATGCTTTCAG ttttagATGAGACCAATTTGTGCAATGGTAAGCCAGTTGACGGGCTGACTACGCTGCGCAATGGGACACTGGTTGCATTTCGAG GTCATTATTTCTGGATGCTGAACCCATTCAGTCCACCATCTCCACCTCGCAGAATTACCGATGTCTGGGGCATACCTTCCCCCATTGATACTGTTTTTACCAGATGCAACTGTGAAGGAAAAACTTTCTTCTTTAAG GATTCTCAATACTGGCGATTCACCAATGATGTAAAAGACGCAGGGTATCCCAAGCAAATTGTGAAAGGATTTGGAGGACTAACTGGAAAAATAGTGGCAGCTCTTTCAATAGCTAAATACAAGAACAGGCCTGAATCTGTGTATTTTTTCAAGAGAG GTGGCAGCATTCAGCAGTACACTTACAAGCAGGAACCTGTCAGAAAGTGTACTAGACGGACGCCTATAAATTATTCCGTGTATGGAGAAACGGCACAGATTAGGAGGCGGCGCTTCGAGCGGGCCCTGGGACCACAAACACATACCATCAGAATCCACTACTCACCAGTCAGAGTTGCTTACCAAGACAAAG GTTTCCTCCATAATGAAGTTAAAGTGAGTACAATGTGGAGAGGGCTTCCGAGTGTGGTCACCTCAGCTATATCACTGCCCAACATCAGAAAACCTGATGGCTACGATTACTATGCTTTTTCTAAAG aTCAATACTACAACATTGATGTGCCTACCAGAACTGCAAGAGCAATTACCACTCGTTCTGGGCAGACCTTATCCAAGGTCTGGTACAACTGTCCTTAG
- the PRG4 gene encoding proteoglycan 4 isoform X2, producing MEWKVLPVYLLLLPSVVLIDQVSSQDLSSCAGRCGEGYSRDATCNCDYNCQHYMECCPDFKKVCTVELSCKGRCFESFARGRECDCDAQCKTYGKCCSDYEKFCEEVHNPTSPPSSKPAPPPPGASQTIKSTTKRSPKSPTKKKTKKVIESEEITEVKDNKKKRTPKKEPAPKPPATDEVGSGLDSAPTPDIPTTPRSKVTTSPKTTTVKPTNPKPSLPPKPKEKPSTSTKETTVKTKETTETNKQTSTSAKEKTTSAKETRTAQKDSAPTPEVPAKPTPKAETTTKAPALMTPKRPVPTTTKQPAPTTTKKPAPTTPKETAPTTPKEPASTTPKEPAPTTTKEPAPTTTKKPALTTPKETAPTTPKEPASTTPKEPAPTTTKEPAPTTPKEPVPTTPKEPVPTTTKEPAPTTSKVPIPTTSKELAPTTPKESAPTTPKEPAPTTPKEPAPTTPKEPVPTTTKEPAPTTPKEPAPTTPKELAPTTPKEPAPTTPKEPAPTTPKEPAPTTPKESAPTTPQKPAPTTPKEPAPTTPKEPALTMPKESAPTTPKEPAPTMPKEPAPTNPKEPEPTTPKEPAPTTPKEPVPTIPKEPAPTTPKEPAPTTPKEPVPTIPKEPAPTTPKEPAPTTPKEPAPTTTKEPAPTTPKEPAAPTMPKEPAPTTPKEQEPTTPKEPAPSTPKEPAPINPKEPAPTNPKESAPTIPKEPAPTTPKEPAPTNPKEPILTLPTEPALTTSKEPAPTTPKEPAPTSPKKPAPTTPNEPAPANPKEPVPTTPEVAAPTNPKKPAPTTPKEPVPTTPLTPVPTTTMGAPTTKTPAESTPESSTGPTPKVHENSPKQPAVPTTKTPGVIQPEMITTAKDKNTEKDIHTTPEITTAATKTEDKTPEAKITSTIRQVTSTTTQDTTSFKVTTPKATTLAPKVTTSTKKTTTTEESTNKSEVVTPAPKDTATGAKATPNPLKPTKPPKKPTSTKKPTKVPKKPTSTKKPNTPKVKKPKTTPPLPKTTTPTMSELNPTSVAEAMLQATTSPTPTRDREIVEANPKNEGADGAEEDKPYVLPRPPGFIPIVVPGTEYIVRGPSEGIITNPMLSVLDETNLCNGKPVDGLTTLRNGTLVAFRGHYFWMLNPFSPPSPPRRITDVWGIPSPIDTVFTRCNCEGKTFFFKDSQYWRFTNDVKDAGYPKQIVKGFGGLTGKIVAALSIAKYKNRPESVYFFKRGGSIQQYTYKQEPVRKCTRRTPINYSVYGETAQIRRRRFERALGPQTHTIRIHYSPVRVAYQDKGFLHNEVKVSTMWRGLPSVVTSAISLPNIRKPDGYDYYAFSKDQYYNIDVPTRTARAITTRSGQTLSKVWYNCP from the exons AGCTCTCCTGTAAGGGCCGCTGCTTCGAGTCCTTTGCACGAGGCAGGGAATGTGACTGTGATGCCCAGTGTAAGACGTATGGCAAGTGCTGCTCCGACTACGAGAAATTCTGCGAAGAAG TGCATAATCCCACATCACCACCATCTTCCAAGCCCGCACCTCCGCCTCCAGGAGCATCTCAAACCATCAAATCAACAACTAAACGCTCACCCAAATCACCAACCAAGAAGAAGACTAAGAAAGTTATAGAATCAGAGGAAATAACAGAAG TAAAAGACAACAAGAAGAAAAGAACTCCTAAGAAGGAACCTGCTCCAAAGCCACCAGCCACAGATGAAGTTGGAAGTGGACTGGATAGTGCCCCAACCCCTGACATTCCTACCACCCCACGCAGTAAAGTCACCACATCTCCCAAGACTACAACAGTAAAACCAACAAATCCTAAACCCAGTCTTCCACCTAAACCCAAAGAGAAACCTTCAACATCAACTAAAGAGACAACAGTTAAAACTAAAGAGActactgaaacaaacaaacagacgTCTACTAGTGCAAAAGAAAAGACAACCTCAGCTAAAGAGACACGGACTGCACAGAAAGATTCTGCACCCACACCGGAAGTTCCTGCTAAACCTACACCCAAAGCAGAAACTACAACCAAAGCCCCTGCTCTCATGACCCCCAAGAGGCCTgttcccaccaccaccaagcaaccagcacccaccaccaccaagaaGCCAGCACCCACTACCCCCAAGGAGACGGCACCCACCACCCCCAAGGAACCAGCATCTACCACCCCCAAGGAGCCTGCTCCCACTACCACCAAGGAACCTgcacccaccaccaccaagaaGCCAGCACTCACTACCCCCAAGGAGACAGCACCCACCACCCCCAAGGAGCCAGCATCTACTACCCCCAAGGAGCCtgctcccaccaccaccaaggaaccagcacccaccacCCCCAAGGAGCCTGTTCCCACCACCCCCAAGGAGCCTgttcccaccaccaccaaggaACCAGCACCTACCACTTCCAAAGTGCCAATACCTACCACATCCAAGGAACTAGCACCTACCACCCCCAAGGAATCAGCACCCACCACGCccaaggaaccagcacccaccacCCCTAAAGAGCCTGCTCCCACCACCCCCAAGGAGCCTgttcccaccaccaccaaggaGCCAGCACCCACCACACccaaggaaccagcacccactacGCCCAAGGAATTAGCACCTACTACCCCCAAAGAACCAGCACCTACTACCCCCAAAGAGCCAGCACCCACCACGCccaaggaaccagcacccactacGCCCAAGGAATCAGCACCTACTACCCCCCAAAAACCAGCACCCACCACGCccaaggaaccagcacccaccacCCCCAAAGAGCCAGCACTCACTATGCCCAAGGAATCAGCACCTACTACCCCcaaagaaccagcacccaccatgcccaaggaaccagcacccaccaaCCCCAAAGAGCCAGAACCTACCACCCCCAAGGAGCCAGCACCCACCACTCCCAAGGAGCCAGTACCTACCATCCCcaaagaaccagcacccaccacCCCCAAGGAGCCTGCTCCCACCACCCCCAAGGAGCCAGTACCCACCATCCCcaaagaaccagcacccaccacccccaaggaaccagcacccaccacCCCCAAGGAGCCtgctcccaccaccaccaaggaACCTGCACCCACCACTCCCAAAGAGCCAGCAGCACCCACCATGCccaaggaaccagcacccaccacCCCCAAAGAGCAAGAACCTACCACCCCCAAGGAACCAGCACCCAGTACCCCCAAAGAGCCAGCACCCATCAACCCCAAGGAACCAGCACCAACCAACCCCAAAGAATCTGCTCCAACCATACccaaggaaccagcacccactacCCCCAAAGAGCCAGCACCCACCAACCCCAAAGAACCTATTCTCACCCTCCCCACGGAACCAGCACTTACTACCTCCAAAGAGCCTGCTCCAACCACCCccaaggaaccagcacccacctcCCCTAAGAAACCTGCTCCAACCACACCCAATGAACCAGCACCTGCAAACCCCAAGGAACCTGTTCCAACCACCCCCGAGGTAGCAGCACCCACAAACCCCAAGAAAcctgcccccaccacccccaagGAACCTGTTCCAACTACTCCTCTGACACCTGTTCCTACTACCACCATGGGGGCTCCCACTACCAAGACTCCTGCTGAATCAACTCCTGAGTCTTCCACAGGACCCACACCAAAGGTTCATGAAAACAGCCCCAAGCAGCCTGCTGTACCTACAACTAAGACTCCCGGAGTGATCCAACCTGAAATGATTACAACAGCTAAAGACAAGAACACAGAAAAAGACATACACACTACACCTGAAATTACAACGGCTGCAACTAAAACAGAAGACAAGACTCCTGAAGCTAAAATCACAAGCACAATCAGGCAAGTGACATCTACCACAACTCAAGACACCACGTCATTCAAAGTCACTACTCCGAAGGCAACAACTCTTGCACCCAAAGTAACCACATCAACCAAAAAGACAACCACCACTGAAGAGTCCACGAATAAATCTGAAGTAGTAACACCTGCACCGAAAGACACAGCTACTGGTGCTAAAGCAACTCCTAACCCCCTCAAACCAACCAAACCACCCAAAAAGCCCACTTCTACTAAAAAGCCAACCAAAGTGCCCAAAAAGCCCACTTCTACCAAGAAGCCAAACACACCaaaagtgaagaaaccaaagaccaccccacccctgccaaagACAACTACACCAACCATGTCTGAACTGAACCCTACCTCTGTGGCAGAAGCCATGCTCCAAGCCACCACCAGCCCTACCCCAACTCGAGACAGAGAAATCGTCGAAGCAAATCCAAAGAATGAAGGTGCAGATGGTGCTGAGGAAGACAAGCCTTATGTGCTCCCCAGGCCCCCTGGGTTCATCCCTATAGTTGTCCCAGGCACTGAGTACATAGTGAGAGGACCCAGTGAAGGCATCATCACCAACCCCATGCTTTCAG ttttagATGAGACCAATTTGTGCAATGGTAAGCCAGTTGACGGGCTGACTACGCTGCGCAATGGGACACTGGTTGCATTTCGAG GTCATTATTTCTGGATGCTGAACCCATTCAGTCCACCATCTCCACCTCGCAGAATTACCGATGTCTGGGGCATACCTTCCCCCATTGATACTGTTTTTACCAGATGCAACTGTGAAGGAAAAACTTTCTTCTTTAAG GATTCTCAATACTGGCGATTCACCAATGATGTAAAAGACGCAGGGTATCCCAAGCAAATTGTGAAAGGATTTGGAGGACTAACTGGAAAAATAGTGGCAGCTCTTTCAATAGCTAAATACAAGAACAGGCCTGAATCTGTGTATTTTTTCAAGAGAG GTGGCAGCATTCAGCAGTACACTTACAAGCAGGAACCTGTCAGAAAGTGTACTAGACGGACGCCTATAAATTATTCCGTGTATGGAGAAACGGCACAGATTAGGAGGCGGCGCTTCGAGCGGGCCCTGGGACCACAAACACATACCATCAGAATCCACTACTCACCAGTCAGAGTTGCTTACCAAGACAAAG GTTTCCTCCATAATGAAGTTAAAGTGAGTACAATGTGGAGAGGGCTTCCGAGTGTGGTCACCTCAGCTATATCACTGCCCAACATCAGAAAACCTGATGGCTACGATTACTATGCTTTTTCTAAAG aTCAATACTACAACATTGATGTGCCTACCAGAACTGCAAGAGCAATTACCACTCGTTCTGGGCAGACCTTATCCAAGGTCTGGTACAACTGTCCTTAG